One region of Gigantopelta aegis isolate Gae_Host chromosome 7, Gae_host_genome, whole genome shotgun sequence genomic DNA includes:
- the LOC121378017 gene encoding uncharacterized protein LOC121378017: protein MGISKVQNLEVDVSKIQNLEVAVSKIQNLEVDDSKVQNLEVEVSKVHNLEVDVSKVHNLEVDVSKVQNLEVDVSKVQNLEVDVNKIRNLEVDVSKVHNLEADVSKIQNLEVAVSKIPNLEVDISKVQNIEVDVSKVQNLEVGVSKVQNLEVEVSKVQNLEIDVSKVQNLVIDVSTEQNIEVNISKVQNLVVTVSKVQNLVMAVSKVQNLVVAVNKVQNLVVADSKVQNLVVDVSKIQNLVVDVSKVQNLVVDVSKVQNLVVADSKVQNLVVADSKVQNLVMADSKVQNLVVADSKVQNLVVADSKVQNLVVADSKVQNLMMADSKVQNLVVDVGIVNKDF, encoded by the coding sequence ATGGGTATCAGTAAGGTACAGAATCTAGAAGTGGATGTCAGTAAGATACAGAATCTAGAGGTGGCTGTCAGTAAGATACAGAATCTAGAAGTGGATGACAGTAAGGTACAGAATCTAGAGGTAGAAGTCAGTAAGGTACACAATCTAGAGGTGGATGTCAGTAAGGTACACAATCTAGAGGTGGATGTCAGTAAAGTACAGAATCTAGAGGTGGATGTCAGTAAGGTACAGAATCTAGAGGTGGATGTCAATAAGATACGGAATCTAGAAGTGGATGTCAGTAAGGTACATAATCTAGAGGCGGATGTCAGTAAGATACAGAATCTAGAGGTGGCTGTCAGTAAGATACCGAATCTAGAGGTGGATATCAGTAAGGTACAGAATATAGAGGTGGATGTCAGTAAGGTACAGAATCTAGAGGTGGGTGTCAGTAAGGTACAAAATCTAGAGGTGGAAGTCAGTAAGGTACAAAATCTAGAGATCGATGTCAGTAAGGTACAGAACCTAGTGATAGATGTCAGTACGGAACAGAATATTGAAGTGAATATCAGTAAAGTACAGAACTTAGTGGTAACTGTCAGTAAGGTACAGAACCTGGTGATGGCTGTCAGTAAAGTACAGAACTTAGTGGTGGCTGTTAATAAGGTACAGAACCTAGTGGTGGCTGACAGTAAGGTACAGAACCTAGTGGTGGATGTCAGTAAAATACAGAACCTAGTGGTGGATGTTAGTAAGGTACAGAACCTAGTGGTGGATGTTAGTAAGGTACAGAACCTAGTGGTGGCTGACAGTAAGGTACAGAACCTAGTGGTGGCTGACAGTAAGGTACAGAACCTAGTGATGGCTGACAGTAAGGTACAGAACCTAGTGGTGGCTGACAGTAAGGTACAGAACCTAGTGGTGGCTGACAGTAAGGTACAGAACCTAGTGGTGGCTGACAGTAAGGTACAGAACTTAATGATGGCTGACAGTAAGGTACAGAACCTAGTGGTGGATGTAGGTATTGTTAATAAGGACTTCTAA
- the LOC121377363 gene encoding uncharacterized protein LOC121377363, whose protein sequence is MFNLNSVLFSSAAAAETVTDKTEINNVNLRDELKQDVVSMDQSIPRTGENARELGISVISDLHGHEVCSLSASSYTDSLEADELSQTGSDITGTESEKCAKKRRSRLPIMKRLSDTPDITNNNCLKSYSQQNGSPHHQSLPESPYGTRYIARSQSVTELYSGRPRTAKDTITSRMRFDKHHSDHDHLSTSEEYATPTQRKDQMIKSLKKQIKQIEQVKAASGQEEQSLLELKEAEIKQLKEDLATTQAKCEELTNSYEESVKSLNTLEETLAQLRESISQEKSKHELLYLEMYRKGQESARFERDEELEMLATSSKHTKVSVKEVVRKLSRTQSELARWQSLRREEIYAEADKPETEADTILRFLKDSFIHYVTDGKDSDDHLRAIVRIFHYSDIQKKKIELAQKSRKNGKH, encoded by the exons ATGTTCAATCTAAACAGCGTGTTGTTTTCTAGCGCCGCCGCCGCAGAGACTGTCACAGACAAAACCGAAATTAACAATGTAAATCTACGCGATGAATTAAAGCAGGATGTGGTCAGCATGGATCAAAGTATTCCAAGAACAGGCGAGAACGCACGGGAACTGGGTATTTCAGTAATAAGTGATCTACACGGGCACGAAGTTTGCAGCTTATCAGCCTCTAGTTACACCGACAGTCTCGAAGCAGACGAACTATCTCAAACCGGAAGTGACATAACCGGAACCGAATCTGAAAAATGCGCAAAGAAGCGAAGGTCTCGGTTGCCCATTATGAAACGTTTAAGCGACACTCCAGACATCACCAATAACAACTGTCTCAAATCCTACTCACAGCAAAATGGAAGCCCCCATCACCAGTCGCTTCCAGAGTCTCCCTATGGAACTCGTTACATAGCCAGAAGTCAGAGTGTGACCGAACTGTACAGTGGTCGACCCAGGACGGCGAAAGACACAATAACGAGTCGCATGCGGTTTGACAAGCACCACAGCGACCACGACCATCTGTCCACCAGCGAGGAGTATGCCACTCCCACACAGCGCAAGGATCAAATGATCAAGAGTCTGAAGAAGCAGATAAAGCAAATAGAACAAGTGAAAGCAGCCAGTGGGCAGGAAGAGCAAAGTCTGCTGGAGCTGAAAGAAGCAGAGATCAAGCAATTGAAAGAAGACCTGGCGACCACCCAGGCCAAATGTGAAGAACTGACGAATTCCTACGAAGAATCGGTGAAATCTTTGAACACCTTGGAGGAGACACTGGCCCAACTCCGG GAATCAATTTCCCAGGAGAAATCCAAGCATGAACTGTTGTATCTAGAGATGTACAGGAAGGGACAAGAGTCTGCCAGATTTGAACGAGACGAAGAG ttGGAGATGCTGGCCACTAGTTCGAAACATACAAAGGTTTCAGTTAAAGAGGTTGTGCGCAAACTCAGCAGGACCCAATCAGAACTAGCCAGGTGGCAATCTCTGAGGCGAGAAGAAATATACGCGGAAGCAGACAAACCGGAAACGGAAGCAGACACGATTCTACGCTTCCTCAAGGACTCGTTCATCCACTACGTAACAGACGGGAAAGATTCAGACGATCACCTTCGAGCCATTGTTAGAATCTTTCATTATTCTGATATACAGAAGAAGAAAATCGAACTGGCTCAGAAATCTCGTAAAAATGGCAAACATTGA